A stretch of DNA from Roseovarius faecimaris:
GATCCGGCCCGGTTGGCCGATATCCTGCCCGATGCGCCGGGCAGCGGCATCGCGGCGCTGTCGGATTACGCCAGCCTCATGGACGCGCCGATGGGTCGTCAGGTGGCAAGCGCAGAGCCGTCGGGCGAGCCATTGTCGCCGTTCAAGCGACGCGCCTTCGCGGGGGCGTCCAACGCCTGGGCGGCGGCGCCCAAACGGTCGGCCTCGGGTGGCACGCTGCTGGCCAATGATCCCCATCTCGGGTTTTCGGCCCCGGCAATCTGGTATCTGGCGCGTATGGAATTGCAGAGCGGCGGGATCATCGGGGGCACGATCCCCGGCGTGCCCGCGGTGATGGTCGGGCGCAGTGCGAAACTTGGCTGGGGGATCACCTCGTCCTATCTGGACGACCAGGACGTGTTCATGGAAGAGCTGAACGCGGCCAACCCCGAAGAATACCGCACGCCGGACGGCTTCAAACCTTTTGTCACGCGCAAGTCGATCATCGAGATCAAGGACCAGAACCCGGTCACGCTGACGCTGCGGTGGTCCGACAACGGTCCGATCCTGCCGGGCTCGCACTATGATCTGGCCGAGGTGACCCCGGCAGGCCATGTGGCGGCACTGAACTGGACAGCGCTGAACCCGGAGGACACGACCATGTCCGCGGCGATCGGGCTGATGTATGCCGACAGCGTGGCGGAGGCGCTGGCCAGTGCCGAGCAATACATCGCGCCTTCGCAGAACCTGACGGTGGTGGATCAGGACACGATCGCGATGAAGCTGATCGGGGCGATGCCGCGCCGCGATGCCCGCCACCAGACCGAAGGGCGGATGCCCAGCCTGGGCTGGCGCGAGGAAAACCGCTGGCAGGGCCTTTTGGCCTATTCGGCGAACCCGGAATTCGTGGCGCCCGTGGGCGGTTTGCTGGGCAACACCAATAACAAGACCGTGGACCGGCCCTTTCCGCTGCATGTGAGCCATGTCTGGGGTGACACCCAGCGGGTGAATCGCTGGCGGCGGCTGATGCAGATCCGACAGGTGCATACGCGCGACAGCTTCATCGAGGCGCAGCTTGACACGGTCAGCTTCACGGCGCGGTCGCTTTTGCCGCTGATCGGGGCCGAGCTGTGGTTCACCGGGGAGGCGGCCCCCGATGGCACGCCCGAGAGGCTGCGGCAGCGGGCGCTGGTGCTGCTTTCGGAGTGGAACGGCGAGATGAACGAGCATCTGCCCGAGCCGCTGATCTATGCCGCCTGGCTCAGGGCGTTGCAGGATCGTCTGATCCGCGACGATATCGGCCCGCTGGCGAATGAGTTCGATCATGTGAATCCTCTGTTCATCGAGAGGGTGTTCCGCGATGTCGATGGAGCGTCGGCCTGGTGCGACATCAGGCAATCCTCGCCGGTCGAGAGTTGTGTCGATATTGCGCGGCTGGCGCTGGACGATGCGTTGGTCTGGATCGAGGAACGCTATGGCACAGCCTTGGAAAGCCTGCGCTGGGGCGATGCGCATCAGGCGACGCATGATCATCAGGTCCTGGGCGAAGTGCCGGTGCTACGGTATTTCGTGAATATCCGGCAGAGCACGAGCGGAGGCGACAACACGCTGCTGCGCGGGCGCACGAGGGGCGGGCAGGGGCCGAACCCGTTCGAGAACGTCCATGGCGCAGGCTATCGCGGGGTCTATGATTTTGCTGATCCGGACAGTTCGGTCTTTGTCATCTCGACCGGGCAATCGGGGCATTTCCTGAGCCGTCATTACGATGACATGGCGCAGCTCTGGCGGCGCGGGGAATACATTCCGATGTCGCTCGACCGGGATCTGGCGCGGGCGGCGGCGGTCGGGGTGACCGTGCTCAGACCCGTGGGCGAATGAGCGGCACGAGCCAGCCGCACACAGGTCTGGCCCATGTCCTTGACCGCCATTGTCCAGCAAAGTCGGGGCCGACAGCGCTGACCGCAGTCTTGCCCGTCGGCGGGCCTTGCCGAGTAAAGACAAAGGGCTTGCCCCGGCAGGCATAAATCATGTTATCGTTGCGTATTCCGTGACTTGAGGGGGGCAAGGCGCGTGTTTGATCATTTTGATACAAAGCATTCATCTGAAACCGCACAATTGGCCGATCTCTACGATCTTGTTGTCGTGGGGGCGGGCGTGGCGGGGCTGAACGCGCTTTATGCCGCGACAGAGTATCTGCCCAAGGGCGCACGGGTGCTTTTGATAGATCAGAAGGACATGGCGGGTGGCATGTGGAATGTCGCCTATGATTACGTGCGGCTGCACCAGCCACATCCCATGTTCACCGTGGGCGACCTGAAATGGGGATGGAACAAGCCCCCGTCCTACCTGGCAAAACGCGACGAGGTGCGCGACCACCTGGCCAGCGCTCTGGCCCCGATTGCCGACAGGGTACAGCTTGACCTGCGGTTCGGCCATACGGTGACGGGGTGTGAGGATATGCGCGCCGAGGACGGGTATCGCGCGGCGGTGACGTTTCATGCCAATGGCGACGCAGAGGAGAGCGTGACGGTTCAGGCCACGCGTGCCATTCATGCGCCGGGCCTCGATTACCGCCTTGCCGAACCGCTTGTCTTTTCCAACGGACATGTGATCTCGATCCTGCCGCAGGATCTGCTTGAGACGCTGGCGGCACATCCCGGCCGCCCGGTTTACGTGGTCGGCGGCGGCAAGACGGGGATGGACACGATCCTTGCCACGCTGGCGGAAAACCCCGAGCGGGAGGTGACGCTGATCAACGGGCGCGGGACGAATTTTCTCAACCGGACCAAGTATTTGCCGAATGGGTTGAAGCGCTGGACCTCGGGAATGCTGATTTCGCGTCTGTTCCGCGATCTGGCGCTGACTTTCGACGGGCTGAACGAGGACCATCTGATCGACCATTTCCGCCGCCAGCATTCGAGCGATCCCGACAGCGCCAACGGCGTGTTCCTCTACGGCCTGCAATCCGAGGAGGAGCGCGCGCGGATAGAGGCGGGGCTGGCGCAGCGCCATGACGGCTATCTTGAGGATGTCGAGGGGCCTGCTGAGGCGCCGGTGATGCGGCTGCGCGGCGGGCAGAGGGTGGATGTGCCTGCGGGCAGTATCTTTGTGAATTGCACGGGCTCTTTCTTTCGGTCGCCCGAGAAGGCCCATGTGCACCCGTTTCTGTCACCGCAGGGCACGGTGATGAGCATCAATGCGCGGGACGGGTTTCATTTTCTGACCAGCGTGGCGGGATTTTTTGCAACTCATCTGCTCTATCGCGGGCAACTTGCCAATGCGGGGTTTTACACCCTTGATCTGGAAGAGCTGTTTCGGCGGAACAGGAATGCATGGGTCGGCGCATCGTCGGCGCAGGCCTATATGAATCAGGTGATCGCGGTGCAGATATTGCCGATGATGCTGCTGGATCGCTGTGCGCTGGACTTTGACCGCTGGTATCCGCTGCCGCGGCGGATTGCCGGGCTGATCCGGATGAAATCCACCGCCCAGGCGGATATCGCACATTGTCGCGGCGTGCTAGAGCGGGTGGCGGACCGGTTCGAGGTCCGCTGCGCCCCCGTGTGAGGGGGCGCAGGGACAAGGATCAGGCGTTGGCTTCGCGGATCTTGTCAGCGGCGTCCTTGTCATAGGCGACGCCGTTTTCGTCAAAGAGGGTGTCCAGCTCCCCGGAGAGGGTCATCTCGGTGATGATATCGCAGCCACCGACAAACTCACCCTTGACGTAAAGCTGGGGGATGGTGGGCCAGTCGGAATAGTCCTTGATGCCCTGACGGATCGCGTCATCGGTCAGCACGTTCACATCGGCATAGTCCACACCCATGAAGTTGAGCACGCCCGCCACGCGGGAGGAAAACCCGCATTGCGGCATGGATTTGGTGCCTTTCATGTAAAGCACCACATCGTTGGCTTTGACGGTTTCTTCGATCTGGGTCTTGGCGTCGGTCATGATATTGGTCCTTACGTATTCGCGCGTCGGGGGTCAGTCGGGGGCCTTGGTGGTCAGCGCCAGGGCGTGCAAATCGCCATTGGGGCCGTCCATCTTTCCCTTCAGGGCGGCATAGACGGCGCGCTGCTGCTGCACCCGGTTCATGCCGCGAAAGCTCTCGTCGATCACCTCGGCAGAGAAATGCACACCATCGTCGCCTTCCACGGTGATCTTGGCATCGGGCAGGGCGGCGCGGATCAGGTCTTCGATTTCCTGGGCGTGCATGGGCATGGCAGCTCTCTCTTCAAGGGTCTTGCCCTGTGATGTAGACCGCACGGGCCATT
This window harbors:
- a CDS encoding penicillin acylase family protein; its protein translation is MAGLFRWLIRATGGLILLAVAAVCAVYFLLSRSLPDYSKTLAVEGISAQVEIIRNNSNVPHIFGQADEDVFFGLGYVHAQDRLWQMVMLRRTVQGRLSEVFGARTIEIDKVLRRLDMYGLARQSVAVQDARTMAALEAYAAGINARLKEINDEALGRGAPEMFLFNTPIAPWQPADSIAIIKLMAVQLSGHLEHEVLRARTSLAVPDPARLADILPDAPGSGIAALSDYASLMDAPMGRQVASAEPSGEPLSPFKRRAFAGASNAWAAAPKRSASGGTLLANDPHLGFSAPAIWYLARMELQSGGIIGGTIPGVPAVMVGRSAKLGWGITSSYLDDQDVFMEELNAANPEEYRTPDGFKPFVTRKSIIEIKDQNPVTLTLRWSDNGPILPGSHYDLAEVTPAGHVAALNWTALNPEDTTMSAAIGLMYADSVAEALASAEQYIAPSQNLTVVDQDTIAMKLIGAMPRRDARHQTEGRMPSLGWREENRWQGLLAYSANPEFVAPVGGLLGNTNNKTVDRPFPLHVSHVWGDTQRVNRWRRLMQIRQVHTRDSFIEAQLDTVSFTARSLLPLIGAELWFTGEAAPDGTPERLRQRALVLLSEWNGEMNEHLPEPLIYAAWLRALQDRLIRDDIGPLANEFDHVNPLFIERVFRDVDGASAWCDIRQSSPVESCVDIARLALDDALVWIEERYGTALESLRWGDAHQATHDHQVLGEVPVLRYFVNIRQSTSGGDNTLLRGRTRGGQGPNPFENVHGAGYRGVYDFADPDSSVFVISTGQSGHFLSRHYDDMAQLWRRGEYIPMSLDRDLARAAAVGVTVLRPVGE
- a CDS encoding FAD-dependent oxidoreductase yields the protein MFDHFDTKHSSETAQLADLYDLVVVGAGVAGLNALYAATEYLPKGARVLLIDQKDMAGGMWNVAYDYVRLHQPHPMFTVGDLKWGWNKPPSYLAKRDEVRDHLASALAPIADRVQLDLRFGHTVTGCEDMRAEDGYRAAVTFHANGDAEESVTVQATRAIHAPGLDYRLAEPLVFSNGHVISILPQDLLETLAAHPGRPVYVVGGGKTGMDTILATLAENPEREVTLINGRGTNFLNRTKYLPNGLKRWTSGMLISRLFRDLALTFDGLNEDHLIDHFRRQHSSDPDSANGVFLYGLQSEEERARIEAGLAQRHDGYLEDVEGPAEAPVMRLRGGQRVDVPAGSIFVNCTGSFFRSPEKAHVHPFLSPQGTVMSINARDGFHFLTSVAGFFATHLLYRGQLANAGFYTLDLEELFRRNRNAWVGASSAQAYMNQVIAVQILPMMLLDRCALDFDRWYPLPRRIAGLIRMKSTAQADIAHCRGVLERVADRFEVRCAPV
- the grxD gene encoding Grx4 family monothiol glutaredoxin, giving the protein MTDAKTQIEETVKANDVVLYMKGTKSMPQCGFSSRVAGVLNFMGVDYADVNVLTDDAIRQGIKDYSDWPTIPQLYVKGEFVGGCDIITEMTLSGELDTLFDENGVAYDKDAADKIREANA
- a CDS encoding BolA family protein — protein: MPMHAQEIEDLIRAALPDAKITVEGDDGVHFSAEVIDESFRGMNRVQQQRAVYAALKGKMDGPNGDLHALALTTKAPD